tataaacatACAACTATATTTATATCGAATATATTTTCAAGGACTGACCTCAAATTTTCGTGCTCTTATTTTCGTTTTAAAGAGTCTAACTTTTTATCACCTGTTTCGTTCCATCATACTACAtgacttgtacatgtactatgaataaaaagacaaattttcGGAATAATGCATCAATGGATTTAATAATACTATCGAAGAGGAATTCGACTTCTAGGATAGTGCAATGTTTACAGAGACTTAGGTATGGGTTAGGTTTCCTGTATCATCCAGTTTATATTGTTAAACAGTGACACTTTTTTCTACATATGTAAATGAATGGTCTATGCTCAATGTTTCTGCTGTGTTTAAGGTTATTGTCACACATTACTTTGgtactaaattttatatttcaaactgtCTAATTATATTGACTTCTTTTGTGTATGTtccggaccgtatgagtatttggaccatacgtgtgtggtcatgaccatatgggtatatactcatttggtccgaccatacgcgtatggtcggggtaattaaaaCTCTGTtaaacagtttacttttaatacttttaaactCTTCACATGGTATGACCGTTCAGTAAAAatacgctatcatataggtaattttattattatattataattaaatcataagctagataaaaataagaagtttcgcacagttaattttaattaattgtcaaatttaaaataaacacattttataccgatggtcattaccgatggtcattaccgatggtcattaccgatttgttattacgagtgaatggcaatatgtcgactaaaaaaaaatcaaaaaatttcttaatgaactgttacatgtAAGAAGTCACCGGAAAGTAACATAGTTCATTTaagttgtcttgtgaatatggtgtattgcagtcattatacgatatttgagatctagagcttcttaaaacaccgtagacatcaaaatggccaaagacctcggtatcactgtacgcagctgcaaaaaaggCTAGCTTTTAACttgcaaacaaaaggtgtaaatgaaaaggatcgtgcacaaatttcttgcaaatgcaaaaaatatGACACCCTGTGGAAGTGAACATCAAacctacatgcaagaatgtaactagcgatgaaaactaactatggcatcaatatttaatttttacgtagtttttggattataaaattaacaaattgtcatgaaaccatcactgtttttttagataaagtttgtgtattattaaaacgtttataatgtgttttaaaaaagaatacctatatggtccaaatacttatatggtccggccagttaataaccaaacgagtataatagtcatatggtcggaccatatgagtatacgcatatggtcatgaccatacgcgtatggtcccaaatactcatatggtccggaacatgtaCATTTCTTATGCAGCAGGcatatttaatttattcaatacTATTAATGATCTCAAAATTCGTTATGAATTCACATGTCCGAAACATTTGTTTACATCTGAAACATGTAAGATTATAAATTTCTATTTGTCAATAACCTTTTAAATTCTAAGCtaatgtaaatattttacaaGTTCGTTATGCAACTTTTTATTCGGTCATATCAAATGCACAGATAATTCAATTGATATATGGATTGAACTTTATCCAGTTACGAATAATTGCTGTTTGGTGGGAGACaaggctctttgttgaaggccgttctttgacttataattgttaactttttagaCATTCTGaattggatgaagagttgtctcaatggcattTATAtaaatcttcttatttctatatgtcGGAAAATAAACTTTTACtttcaatattataaattgttatttggatggagaattttctcattggcactcctacCACATCTTACTATATCTATTGTCAAAATTGATGTAACTAAACGAATTAAACATTATTTAGAACAAATTTCTCTTAAAAATCAATATTGACGTATCTGTCactgtttttgtggtttggtgatAAGGTTTTGTGTCTGTTctcaatatttttatgtttaagtTCTGTcctttctttttgtttttcatttagccCAAATTATTGaagttgattattttttaaatgtaccTATTTTCCTTCTGCATGGTGTAGTCACATTACCAACTACTCTAACCAATGGATTTCCATTTGGAAAATTACGCCGTAACCACGTCCGAACGATAAATGGAAAGTTAaactatgtatatataaaggAGACTCAGTACTCTGACCTTGTAGATGCTGTTTCTAAAGCGAATCAATAAGGCTGTGGAGAATGGGTTACACGCAAATATACCCACCACACTGCACACTAAAAATCAGTCATATCAAAGTAGGGAAATTAGTTGATTTGGCACACATTTTTTGAATACTTGGTTTTCAATTATCTTCTAATTTTGTACTTGATTTATATCGAGCGCCCCTGAGTCTTATGTAAACCACAGTGTAGCATCACCACCGGATATATATATCCCAGAGGCGGTGAAAAAAACAATAGTGAAGCCTGGTAAGGTTCTGATTATTAATACCCTGTTCTACGTTTTACTGACAAGTAAAGTTTTGTAATACTGATTCCTGGTAACGTAGTGACTTTTCAAATCGTCAGAATCTGATCGCAGTGTAGGACCCGGGTGtagggtccgggggttggaacccctcccTTGTGTTGGACaagcaatgcatttgaatggggacataagGTTGGACCCCCTCCTTTTTTATCCTTGGTTAGGACCCCATTTTAAAAATTGCTTCCTGTTCAAAGAAGCATATGACGACTCCAATTATTCATTTGACATTTTTGTAGCACAAAGTTACACCATATCTAATGTTTAATAACACTGTAtttcgaaataaactattgcgtTCGCAGAGAAATTCATGCAAATAAAGCGAATAAACTGTGCGACGAATATCGTCAAATAGTTCTGAAACATGCATCTATCATTCTAAACTACAAGCCTTCTAGTAGTATCTTGAcgatttattttatcatttgatcgATGAGGAACATTCAATTCAACGTCTTCGCATTCTTTATAACGATACAATAATATAATGCCAGTAATGGATGAATCTAGATAAGTGAACATGAAGATACCCAGATTGAGTGCAAACAACTGTAAAAGACATGTACACCATTTTATAGTTATTCAATTTGTGTATCAAACAAACCCCGATTGACCAATTGACAGAAGATCAAAAGTGAAATTTTACATGCAAATTTAATACTAAATGTATGGGGAATTATACAGGTGCATAATATGTTtatgattaatatatattttaaacacggctactaaaatatatttatgtggTGAAATGCCTAAATTATAATTAGCAACTGTATTTGAGTTtactccttgttgaaggccatgTTGTGACCTGTAGCTGCTTACATCAACATCATTTAGATTTGGTTGATATGTGCACTTGGATATGACTTTGTACATTATGATCAAGTACAATTTTAGTcatagagttatctttctttgagaATATCGGAGGTATACATTAAGTAGTATTATCTCtcggatgtataaatacacagtcACGTCCAGTCTGCATGGGGAACTTAATACCGCTGATAATGCAAATTTCAAAGAAAGTATCACGTCTGCACATGGAAGTGCGACGTTCCTTATACGACATGTTGCAATTCAAAATGTCTGTCCATATTCAAAATGCCCTAGCTCATTGTACAGTTACAGTCGAAATTCCTATCCTGTGTTTTTGTCAACCGACTTTGCACTATCGGCTTTCTATTTGAtgagtatgaaatatttgccactgaacattaagcAAACATTCACAGTTAGAACATATCAAAGTCATGATTAACTATTATTACAACCAATATTTTCAAATGCTCTTGCAAGTTAAAAATCGGGTTACTTTGACAAGGGAAAGATTAAAAATTAGGAAGAAAGTTGTACGGTAGCCATCTTCTGTGGGCTTGTTTAACCAATCAATATGAAATAGACATACATTTGTGTCATTGATGATAATTCCTTAGCTCAATAGTCAGTATTGCTGAAGTAATTAACAAACATTCAACTTTCTCATGCAAAGTTGATCATAGACGAATTTTGCTAAAGTTTTAAGTTCCATATCGATGTCAACTCAGAAGTTTATTAATGTCCTTTCACTGGggttttaatactttattttacttttcccttttttttttaactgtatgtTGAAAAATggtatataacaatataaaaaatacgCAGAAAAGAAAATGTACATAAATGTTTTTACGTCATACatgaaatacatatttcaataacAAACTTGAAAGGTGACAATCTTGTATCGATAATAATCAATAGAACAATAGAAGATCAATATGTTCAAATACCGtttaatgttttgtgttatttagtCGTAATTTCCTTGTTAACATAAATACGATTGAAAGAAATCGACActttaaatcaaaacacaaaatatagaCAAACGTAGTTTTAAAACAAAGACTGGAAGGGGTACAAAGTGCGAAGGTAAGTTACATTTTTTGACCAGGTCAAAGACTAATTTACAATAAGGGGATGACCataactgagaaaaaaaaaagaaaaaataccatTGAATACAGTATCAATTCCATTATATCAAAGATCAAACAGCACTATGACACAACTAAACAATATTGGACTATCGACGCGAACCATACTAAGAGAGTAAGACACAGGGGTGAATGTCTGTGCTAATGATAGTCCGACAGTTCTTACTTATCTATCATGATAGTCCGACAGTTCTTACTTATCTGTCATGATAGTCCGACAGTTCTTACTTATCTATCATGATAGTCCGACAGTTCTTACTTATCTGTCATGATAGTCCGACAGTTCTTACTTATCTATCATGACAGTCCTACAGTTCTTACTTATCTGTCCTGATTCAAATCAAACGATTTTATTTTTGGTTCTATTCAGGCATCCGACAATACTTTACTGTATTGAAATACCTAGGCATGATACAAATTCATTTACATGACTTTTGTAAACATTTTGAATCAAGTACAGtctattgtggtttttttttgtgtgtgtttctttttttgtttcgACAAGCAAGTCTGAAGGGGGACTTTTCCGGACAATTATTTATAAGTTCTGTAAACAAACTCATTTTTAGAAAGTTTTTCTATCTAAAAATCCTGTTAGATAACAAGCATTAAAGATTCAGTAAGATTTTAATGCATTGTTTTGAATATTGAGCGATAGACAAGaaacaacatttaaaaacaaagaaagaaCCAATTTCAGTGAAGCTATTTATACCAGTTTACATTAttggtcattttgtttattttattttcagatatgcAAGTACGCAAAATGTAGGACCGCATCATTATTCCTACTTTTTTACTCTTAGCTTAgaatatttagttttatttaaattctTATTTACAATGGATTTGCGTGGGAAACCTGACATTAAGATTTCAGAGAATTGTGAAAAGCATGAATCTAAAGAGATTGTTTCATGGTGTCCTGTGCATGACGTTGGCATGTGTGCCGAATGTCAAGGAAATGACCATTCCGATTGTGATGGGGTGGAATCAGTCAGTGAAATTGCCAGCATAGCTCAGCTGAACAGTGATTTCAAAACGTTGAAAATTAAGTTTGGAAACAtaagaaaagtatataaaaagttGCAAAGAGAAAGACAAGGTAATATAGAGAGTGTTAAAACTCAAAAGGTACAAATTCGCGATGAAATTAGGAAATTAAGAGAAAATCTTAATTATCATTTGATAGAACTAGAGAACAAACTTATAAGTCAACTGgataaaacatgtgaaaaatacGCTACAAACCTTTCGGGAGAAATAATTGATTATAAATATCGAAGTGCTGTTCTTGATTCACATGACGACGAATCCGCGAAAGCTAAGGAATATGGgtctaatttacaaattattttagcTGCTAAGAAAGGAATGGCGATTGCAAAGCACGAGGTAGAACATCTTACGAAACTAAATGAAACCATCCGAAACTATTCAGTTGAATTCACACTCGCCGAAGCCATAAAAGATGTTCTGAACATAAAATCGTTAGGCTCAGTTGACACAATAGAAGCTAACGCTTACGTGAACTTAGAAATGCTTAATATCAATCCGTTCTTACCCAGTATTAAAACTGTGAAACCAAAAACATCAATTGAAAACAAAGAAGACAACCGATGGCATAGAACACGTTTAAAACGCAGTAAGGAGTTTAATATGAATACTTCTCTTGACAAGTTTCTCCCTGAAGTGTCTGGGGCTGCATTTATGCCAGATGAGAGTATCATTTTAGCTGACACGGCTCACAAGAGGCTTTTGCATGTCAAGGATAAGGGTCAAATATTTCAAGAAGTTTCTTTGACATTTGAACCGTTTGATGTGGCTGTACTTGGAAATTCGAAACTCTTCATATCAATGTTGAACGATCGACGAGTAGAAGTTCGGGATATCAGTACTATGGAACAAATTGATGAACTTATTCTCCCTAGTAACGCTTCCGGTCTAAACGCATTTGAAGACAGTCTTTTAGTAGTAGTTTGCGAGAAAACTGGTTTATATTTAGTTGGGAGCGATAATAGTATTAACATTATATCAATGAAACACAATGACGAAGGTCCAGTTGACATTAATGCAGAAACTATTAGTTATGCTGAAACAAAGAAATGTTTGGTGCACTCGTACACACATAGTGGCAAACGAAAATTTACTTTGAAAGTTGATGGTTTTGGCTATATACATGGAATAGCGTTGCTAAAAGATAGCAGTATTCTTGTTGCGAAACTTAGTCCCGGGAGGCATAGTATCACCCATATTTCACAAGACGGGAAGGATAAAATGCTGAGATTAGAACTGAACGAAATAGCATCACCTAGATCACTGGCGGTGCACCGAAAGAAACGAAAACTGCTATTGGTGCATGGAGTTAGAAAGATCTCAATTTTTCAAGAATTGTAAATAGCATAGGTTATGTCATGTAAAACTGAAAGATTTAGTTTGTCACTAATGTTAcgacaagggcccatgattggtataataaaaaaatgtctaaaatgtctaatgtctaatgtCATAGATGTTGATAAGTAATTTAATGGTCTTTACTGGGAAAGCAGCCGTAGGGTTATAACAAaattttgttaatgttttaaaGTTGCCAAAATCAAAGATACATACTCAAAAGCAACAACAAGCTAAGAACACTGAATTGTTTAAATATGTATTGTTGAAgctaacattttgtttaaataaaaaaattgccgAATCAAAATTGGGACATTTAATTAATTATGAATTGTACTATAAAAAAatgcttttctctttttttaattgtgttaaaCATGATTTACAATAAGTTCAatatctgttaaaaataaataggtttttaaagctgactatgcggtttaggcattgttgaaggccgcacgttGACCTGCTGCTGTTAATTTCCCttccatttggtctcttgtgaagagttgtctcattggcagtcataccgcatcttcttatttcataCAGCATGACGAATACATGCTACTTATTTGAGGGatataaaaggagtaggttcagtaagacccctttttggccccaaaatatagcagttttacaaaattgttcaaatgtaaacctttagttatttattggacagtaaaatgcttctgctacatatatatgggctgtttttgacaatgcaatgcaCAAATATccagtactagcaccattaagtcatgctaaattactgaaatcctcataattctagcattttagttaaattttagatggttttcgtgtaaaacgaaagtggccgcattcgtgttcatccttaatattgaaatgtaagttgtattttatgataatacataacatatataaaggttgaggatgaacacggatgcggccactttcatttttaccaaaaaccatctgaaaagtgacatttttcggcatattaggtagatttttcatatttgagcttgaatcggatcgtttttaatgactaaatctgtttaaatgtttcacataaactaattaattcaaataaaatagacatttaagtgtttaaaaagtggtcaaaatctttcgtcagatgaacctgaaatttgaggccaaaatcggtccttaccggacctactcctttggcgGAAAGATAATAGATATTGTGTAGTAGTATATACAATCACAACATATCAATCTTTATAGAATAAAAAAGCCTTTACGTTCTGCAAGAAGTAATAATAAATTTACTTACACAAGTATTGTAGCCTTTACTACATTCAGTTTGATAAGAGAATACCATTCACTTTTGACATTTAACAACAAATAATTCAATAATTACAAAATCATTTCccactgtttcacaaatgatgaTAAATTACAATAATCATTCATAATGCATTTATGTTgatgataaaaaatgtaaaacacttaaaaaaaacaaaggctTACTGCCTAAATTATGCTAATCTCAAATATGCAGGCATTTATGTCCAGATGAACATGTAGTTGTTTTGTTGGACGAATTTTGAACTTCGCATTTATTTAGTCTTACTAGTACTATCAGTACAGTAACACCATTACTTTGCTAAACAAAGTATGTAcgtatgttgtattgttacaccaaaTCAAGAGCCTCTAATTCGGTAGCTGTCGTTTAATTTGTTGCTGTAtacactaccaacaatttgactagcatttacatgtacattaaatgccgctatataaacagtacttttaggaaacatcactaatcagtacattaaatgccactatataaacagtacttttagaaaacatcactaatcagtacattaaatgtcgctatataaacagtacttttaggaaacatcactaaacagatgggcgtcaagttggttacctattccctattccctattcgttacctattccctattccctattcgttgcctattcgttacctattccctattccctattcgttacctattcgttacctattccctattccctattcgttacctattcgttacctattccctattccctattcgttgcctattcgttacctattccctattccctattcgttacctattcgttacctattccctattccctattcgttacctattccctattccctattcgttacctattcgttacctattccctattccctattcgttacctattcgttacctatttgatttttaatatccttccccctttttaattatggcatggaatagtttaatatggctgccgttaccatggaaacggcacaattgtgaaaaaaatgagcttttggtttttggtgaactgtttggatatgcttcaactcagaatcatcatattttaaaacaatgtaggtgcccactatatacaggtgttggatgattttggcgatcattggaactactatgttgccatggaaactacaccaaaattttcaaaattctaaaaatgctcaaaacttcatgaaacttcacagtaatgatgagcaacattggagttggaatttccaaaataggtcttgttaccatggaaacaatgcaaaaaggtcaaaaatttcaaaaataagaattttccgcaaactggatgaaactttacaggaatggtaactggcataggagagttggattttgaagttagaattttcaaaatggccgccgtaaccatggaaacagcaaaaatttcaaaaattcaaaatgttcaaacttaatgaaactttgcaaaaatggtactagacatctgtagatgctctctttgactttggaattgtcaaaatggctgccgctcacctggtaatagggggaaggggtgccttccgttattgctagcaattacaaatctagttgttaatagtcttacatatggtaatagttctgaattggttgaggtaaaatgatctttttatgacctatttatatgtgtttgtgctcaaccgatccttttacttcatgttcgatacgcatttgttccttacttgtttttttatacgttctaccttttaactgctttatgtccgtatgtttgaagatggatcttggttcgacgggatgaaatcaccgtgttagcgcttgcgtaaaaacgaagatgtggtatgattgccaatgagacaacactccacattagaccaaaatgacacagaaattatcaactatagttcactgtacggccttcaacaatgagcatagcccaaaccgtgtagtcacctataaaaggcccagacatgacaacctcatacaattcaaacaacaaaactgacggccgtatttcatatacaaaaaaataaacggaaatatgtaacacaaaaacaaacgataactacttaatttcaggctcttgtctagggacaggcacatacttacataatgtggtagagttaaacatgtaagcagggtgtacatcgtttcggagcatgctattaccttgtttaattcgttccatcactcgcttataattcgcttataatacgtgtatcttacgttgcaccttttaaaacatgattttcaattgttttgttgtctctggtggaagatttgggctcttagaggtgatataactctataagtgcatttgtatccgttccagcggtcggataataccctgttaaatattcgttactaattcgcttttaaaaagtttgttgtacgttgcaccttttagaaaaggatttccaattgtgttcatatctctggtggtaataatgtgttcttatagatgaaatacccctataagcgcatatgtactcgttccagcgatcggttaataccctgttacctattcgttacctattcgttacctattcacttatagtacgtttgttgtacgttgcaccttttagaaaaggattttcaattaaattcatatctctggtggtaacaatgtgttcttagagataaaatgaccctattagagcgcatgaacctgttccagcgctcgcttaataccctgttacctattcgttacctattcacttataatacgtttgttgtatgttgcaccttttagaaaaggatttttaattgtctccatgtcttttgtggtaacaatgtgttcttagagatgaaattaccctattagcgcgcatgtactcgttccagcgctcgggtaataccctgttacctattcgttacctattcgttacctattcgcttataatacaatttttatacgttgcacctgttagaaaaggattttcaattatgtccaggtctcagacggtaacaatgtgttcttagagatgaaatgaccccattagagcgcatgtacccgttccagcgctcggtaaataacctgttacctattcgttacctattcgcttttaatgcgcggggtatacgctgcaacttgaaataaatcgtgttttaattgtgttcatgtctggtggtaacaatgtgttcttagagatgaatgaccccattagagcgcatgtacccgatccagcgctcggtaaataacctgttacctattcgttacttattcgcttttaatgcgcggggtatacggtgcaccttgaaataaatcgttttttaattgtgttcaggtctctggtggtaagaatgttttcttagagatgaaattaccctattagcgcgcatgtacccgttccagcgctcggttaataccctgttacctattcgttacctattcgcttataatacatttttttatacgttgcacctgttagaaaaggattttcaattatgtccaggtctcagacggtaacaatgtgttcttagagatgaaatgaccccagtagagcgcatgtacccgttccagcgctcggtaaataacctgttacctattcgttacctattcgcttttaatgcgcggggtatacggtgcaccttgaaataaatcgttttttaattgtgttcaggtctctggtggtaacaatgtgttcttaaagatgaaatgaccctattagcgcgcatgtacccgttccagcgctcggttaataccctgttacctattcgttacctattcgttacctattcgcttataatacatttttttatacgttgcacctgttagaaaaggattttcaattatgtccaggtctcagacggtaacaatgtgttcttagagatgaaatgaccgcattagagcgcatgtacccgttccagcgtt
This sequence is a window from Mytilus edulis chromosome 1, xbMytEdul2.2, whole genome shotgun sequence. Protein-coding genes within it:
- the LOC139488470 gene encoding uncharacterized protein; amino-acid sequence: MDLRGKPDIKISENCEKHESKEIVSWCPVHDVGMCAECQGNDHSDCDGVESVSEIASIAQLNSDFKTLKIKFGNIRKVYKKLQRERQGNIESVKTQKVQIRDEIRKLRENLNYHLIELENKLISQLDKTCEKYATNLSGEIIDYKYRSAVLDSHDDESAKAKEYGSNLQIILAAKKGMAIAKHEVEHLTKLNETIRNYSVEFTLAEAIKDVLNIKSLGSVDTIEANAYVNLEMLNINPFLPSIKTVKPKTSIENKEDNRWHRTRLKRSKEFNMNTSLDKFLPEVSGAAFMPDESIILADTAHKRLLHVKDKGQIFQEVSLTFEPFDVAVLGNSKLFISMLNDRRVEVRDISTMEQIDELILPSNASGLNAFEDSLLVVVCEKTGLYLVGSDNSINIISMKHNDEGPVDINAETISYAETKKCLVHSYTHSGKRKFTLKVDGFGYIHGIALLKDSSILVAKLSPGRHSITHISQDGKDKMLRLELNEIASPRSLAVHRKKRKLLLVHGVRKISIFQEL